gagcgcgctattagcgctatttgcttgttctatccttgttttacacctgatgagcgataaagacagaatgatgcaatagcgctaatagcgcgctcctcGAATGCAGCCTTAGCGAAGCGAAAGGTAGCAACTGAatgtgattggttcttaccttTGGATCCAACCAATTACACTTAATTGCTAACTTTCGCTTCGCTAAGCAGAGGttcggctgaacgcagccaatggattaaaaggagaggaaacgagcgaaaacgagcgactgctcacgattgctaggctagcggagtatcggctgaacgcacccaatgCTATAACGCTATTAATGCTAAAGACtctagacgcggaaacgccggtagagtgcgttgaccaatcagaaagctgccgcaagtcgcctgccgcaaaatcaaaatttgtgattggtcaacgcactctgccgcatggcgtttccgcgtctatggagtcttagcataaaggtgaaatttcatgggcagtgaaaagcagcagcagatcgtactgattggctacaaaatagagagagattctcgagtttctagaacttctctattttgtagccaatcagtacgatctgctgctgcttttcactgcccatgaaatttcaccttaagggtcgacaggagtaaaggtggaagcacatatgACGTTGTCAGCGCTaatagcgtctccccgaacgcagcgaCGGTCATATGAAGTTTTCGTCTTAAGGctgtttccactgagcgcgtcacgcgtcgcgttgTCTGTTGTTAACGAATCTAAACATTCCgtcacaaataaaatgtaataaaatgagatgttttgattggttgtgatggatgacgcgacgcgtgacgcgcttgTGTGAGAAATCACCTCTTAAAATCTTTTAGAGATACTTAACTACTAGAGTACTTAACCACCCCGTATAgagaataatttcaaataaaaaaacatttatttttaagtttaaaaaatcaatcttCTTTACTCTGCTCATTCAATAATTCAACTTGTGACATTTTGGATGGGAATATCACGAATAGAGACAATTGAGCTACATTAAGAGTCAAACCAACTGCATTCtgaaactataaatatatgtgatgCAATAttaacatgtatataaaatatataatgtatataaaaattttatatatatatatatatataatcttttgtgtctttaaatatttaaataactacATTGCACAGAATACTTACAATAACAAAAACATTATCAATGATAATGCCATACAATAACCACTGAAATGAAACTAGTGTACCCATAAAGATAAGTGGAAATGGAAGGATTTCTGTgttttttgtttgtataaccttttcctaaaaaaaacaatattttaattatgacaCTAtcgtgttaaatattattaaaatatatttagagaaaTTTAAGCTATGTAtagaaaaaagatagaaaaaaatctactcACAAGATGCACAAGAGGAGCTGCAATTAAAAGTAAGAGAAGTACTGTAATCACAATGCCAAATCTGTATTCAACATTTGTTGGATCTTCTATTTGTGCATagacaagaaaaattacaaCAAAGATTGTTactttatatgttaatttaagcacttcattctaaaaataaaaaatatataataaacaaaaaatgtcGATCACGTgcaaatcaaatatattttaaaataacatatcagTATCAGAAGAAGTACCGTATTTGGTGCATAACGgtaatatattatcatataaatcGTGCTTGTCACGAAAccaaatatattaacatttatcaTGTTAGAATCACCTAACATCCAAGCGTATCGAAGCATCAATATgcatctgaaaaaatatttatttggttaCATAATCTATATAGTTTACttactttcaatttttgtaacattattattttattacaaatatataaacgtacaaatatttaatctttacaattaattactaaCTGAGAGTGCTAAAAGtatcattatataaatgtatcgctatataaataatgtatcgttatttattgcaaaatatgcaaaatttagttaatgctttatttaattaaatataacttatatacACAGGAT
The window above is part of the Temnothorax longispinosus isolate EJ_2023e chromosome 8, Tlon_JGU_v1, whole genome shotgun sequence genome. Proteins encoded here:
- the LOC139817647 gene encoding sugar transporter SWEET1-like produces the protein MVLEDYKEIVGFCAMFTTMVQMLSGTLICRNIYKKGSARGVDPMPFLGGVGLCILMLRYAWMLGDSNMINVNIFGFVTSTIYMIIYYRYAPNTNEVLKLTYKVTIFVVIFLVYAQIEDPTNVEYRFGIVITVLLLLLIAAPLVHLEKVIQTKNTEILPFPLIFMGTLVSFQWLLYGIIIDNVFVIFQNAVGLTLNVAQLSLFVIFPSKMSQVELLNEQSKED